A window of the Bdellovibrio sp. ZAP7 genome harbors these coding sequences:
- a CDS encoding murein L,D-transpeptidase family protein, with amino-acid sequence MKFNLKVSIMNVLKGLFYGCALLTVAYITLELPLFNSIKLQLLGKSTVQKRVKEYGPKVSASLKPLFLAKRVAYPPKDITLLYIKAQKTLSIFSTDQDGNSKFIKSYPVYAASGKSGPKLQEGDNQVPEGIYGIESLNPNSAYHLALRINYPTDFDKQMAKEDGRKNLGSDIMIHGKSVSIGCIAIGDEAIEELFVLAAQSNYKNWKVILSPVDFRKVATAPEPKIFKPWVPKLYENISANSKNLPLN; translated from the coding sequence ATGAAATTCAATTTAAAAGTCTCAATAATGAATGTCTTAAAGGGACTTTTCTATGGCTGTGCTTTACTCACCGTCGCTTACATCACTTTGGAATTGCCGCTCTTCAATAGCATCAAACTCCAACTACTCGGTAAATCCACTGTCCAAAAACGTGTCAAAGAATACGGTCCCAAAGTGAGTGCGAGCCTGAAACCTTTATTTCTTGCAAAACGCGTGGCCTACCCACCCAAAGATATCACTCTGCTTTATATTAAAGCGCAAAAAACTTTATCCATATTTTCAACTGATCAAGATGGAAATTCAAAATTCATTAAAAGCTATCCGGTGTATGCTGCCAGCGGAAAATCCGGGCCAAAACTTCAGGAAGGCGATAACCAAGTTCCTGAAGGTATATATGGAATTGAAAGCCTCAACCCTAACAGCGCCTATCATCTGGCATTGAGAATTAACTACCCGACTGATTTCGACAAACAGATGGCCAAAGAAGATGGCCGAAAAAATCTTGGTTCTGACATTATGATCCATGGGAAAAGTGTTTCAATTGGATGTATCGCAATAGGTGATGAAGCTATCGAAGAACTTTTCGTTCTGGCAGCACAAAGTAACTATAAAAACTGGAAAGTGATTTTGTCGCCCGTGGACTTCAGGAAAGTCGCAACGGCGCCGGAACCCAAAATTTTTAAACCCTGGGTTCCAAAGCTTTACGAAAACATTTCGGCAAACTCAAAAAATCTGCCGCTCAATTAA
- a CDS encoding YaeQ family protein, whose translation MLVFLGKPVLAGFFYLRGKGGRMLYRFQIELSDIDRGVYESLDFRVAQHPSETYPYMLSRVLAYCLSYEERLEFTPGGLADPEAPALRKLGLQNSVDLWIEIGNPSARKLHKASKVAKLVKVYTYKNPEVLLTEVRGGEVHRAQELQMFAFEPKFLEAAAEKIEKNNRWTLLVQQGTLDLTISEETLTGEVKPAIL comes from the coding sequence ATGTTAGTGTTTTTAGGAAAGCCGGTTTTAGCCGGCTTTTTCTATTTACGTGGCAAAGGCGGGCGTATGCTCTATCGCTTTCAAATTGAACTTTCCGATATTGATCGTGGTGTGTACGAGTCCTTGGATTTCCGCGTAGCTCAGCATCCTTCTGAAACCTATCCCTACATGTTAAGCCGGGTTTTGGCGTACTGCTTGTCCTATGAAGAGCGCTTGGAGTTTACGCCGGGGGGCTTGGCCGATCCTGAGGCTCCGGCCTTACGTAAACTGGGATTGCAAAACTCGGTGGACCTGTGGATTGAAATCGGGAATCCTTCAGCGCGAAAACTGCACAAGGCTTCGAAGGTTGCAAAGCTTGTAAAGGTATATACTTATAAAAATCCCGAAGTTCTTTTGACGGAAGTTCGTGGCGGCGAAGTTCATCGCGCCCAAGAGCTTCAAATGTTTGCCTTTGAACCAAAGTTTTTGGAAGCGGCCGCCGAAAAAATTGAAAAGAACAATCGTTGGACGTTATTGGTTCAACAGGGAACGTTGGATTTAACCATCAGTGAGGAAACGCTGACCGGTGAAGTAAAGCCCGCGATCTTATAG
- a CDS encoding phosphatase domain-containing protein has protein sequence MKNLWALILVLLLTATAEAKILVISDIDDTLKVSHILSKAGSATSAFDDDSKFVGMAEIFQDLKSSHGDIEFHYVSLAPRFLMGEQHEDFLEENHFPITKLHMNKGIKQDPELKQKVIRQLLADKNPELVLFFGDNGQFDTIVYDQMGKEFSHIPALSYIREAYSSRGESKYPTLPGQIGFVTSVEVVIDLISRNILPKSSYLPIQDIVYKRLMKDDGDETFGKMVFPGWQDCRDFKWIWDVKNPTEKLRVIKYIIQQRCQ, from the coding sequence ATGAAAAACCTTTGGGCCTTGATCCTGGTATTGCTGTTAACGGCAACGGCTGAAGCCAAAATTTTGGTCATTTCCGATATCGATGACACCTTAAAGGTTTCCCACATTCTTTCTAAAGCCGGTTCTGCCACTTCCGCTTTTGACGACGACAGTAAATTCGTCGGAATGGCTGAGATCTTTCAGGATCTGAAATCTTCTCACGGGGATATTGAATTCCATTATGTTAGCTTAGCCCCTAGGTTTTTAATGGGCGAGCAGCACGAAGATTTCCTCGAAGAAAATCACTTCCCTATTACCAAACTGCATATGAATAAGGGAATCAAGCAAGACCCCGAATTGAAACAAAAAGTCATTCGTCAGCTATTAGCAGATAAAAATCCGGAGTTGGTTTTATTCTTTGGCGACAACGGTCAATTCGACACCATCGTGTACGATCAGATGGGAAAAGAATTCAGCCACATTCCTGCACTTAGTTATATTCGTGAGGCCTACTCCAGTCGCGGTGAATCCAAATATCCAACATTGCCAGGACAAATCGGCTTTGTGACGAGTGTTGAAGTCGTGATCGACCTGATTTCGCGCAATATTTTGCCAAAAAGTTCTTATTTGCCGATTCAAGACATTGTCTATAAGAGATTGATGAAGGATGATGGCGACGAAACTTTTGGTAAGATGGTTTTTCCTGGCTGGCAAGACTGTCGCGACTTCAAGTGGATCTGGGACGTCAAAAATCCAACTGAAAAACTTCGTGTGATCAAATATATCATCCAACAACGCTGTCAATAA
- the rnk gene encoding nucleoside diphosphate kinase regulator, with product MEKLPSLVISREDYEKISAILSFAKIEVAELLEEELGRAQLVSAEQLENDVVAMNSTVTFTDLDSGKEQALTLSYPNEANMEMGKVSILAPVGAALIGLRVGQTIDWPLADGKVKRIRVVSVARA from the coding sequence ATGGAGAAACTTCCATCATTAGTCATTTCACGCGAAGACTACGAAAAAATATCCGCTATTCTATCATTTGCAAAAATTGAGGTGGCAGAACTTCTGGAAGAAGAGTTAGGTCGTGCCCAACTCGTTTCCGCTGAACAACTTGAAAACGATGTCGTGGCCATGAATTCCACAGTGACCTTTACGGATTTGGATTCCGGGAAAGAACAGGCCCTGACATTAAGCTATCCCAACGAAGCCAACATGGAAATGGGCAAAGTTTCTATCCTGGCCCCCGTAGGTGCTGCCCTGATCGGACTTCGTGTAGGACAAACTATCGACTGGCCGTTAGCGGACGGTAAAGTTAAACGCATTCGCGTAGTTTCTGTCGCCCGAGCTTAA
- a CDS encoding beta-sandwich domain-containing protein encodes MDRHLAKRVLTSALLLQVPVLAKAETSIFNSFEKVSVLATQNKFEGAVRINDISRKNGGDLYTLDLAKPLPLTVIKAKPKSGKVKIISVNLITDKSERIIVKAFNGVTISDNDKELSSENLNSASLISAIEIQAEAMGGSAVLDFNAISTQEAPKLALRETGNSPIPPGNDNGNSCNKKFDAVLKDKLDIVQLWASRAEGSAQGSWQEKYATKEYNKFVADFIVTLKADKTTFASTDYTLTLLNFFAERHNSSRAESALEQGYKLMADETFEVFMLSLQSDQICRPVTSESLIKIALDFQKRQEANKPDSRARKLYESMISKIGKLIPTHYRKELTAKNLSFRAADSEGYKNHKLFVTSKAESFLKGTYQEMSLSAYGVAEQALLREVKDLNNEQTYQMIVEFQTKYNDTANYPQEVMLKYLTILSEHSNFLRLNPGL; translated from the coding sequence ATGGATCGTCATCTGGCGAAGCGAGTATTAACTTCCGCGCTGCTACTGCAAGTTCCCGTGCTGGCAAAAGCAGAAACATCAATCTTTAATTCATTCGAAAAAGTCTCTGTGTTGGCGACACAGAACAAATTCGAAGGAGCTGTACGTATCAACGATATCTCCCGTAAAAATGGGGGAGATCTTTACACCCTGGATTTAGCAAAACCCCTCCCACTGACTGTCATTAAAGCGAAACCAAAATCCGGCAAAGTAAAAATCATCAGCGTGAATCTGATCACCGATAAGAGTGAACGGATCATCGTAAAGGCTTTTAATGGTGTTACTATCAGCGACAATGACAAAGAGTTGTCTTCAGAAAATCTGAATTCCGCTTCTTTGATTTCAGCTATCGAGATTCAAGCAGAAGCCATGGGCGGAAGTGCGGTACTGGATTTCAACGCGATCTCCACCCAAGAAGCACCGAAGTTGGCTTTGCGTGAGACTGGTAACAGTCCTATTCCTCCAGGTAACGACAATGGAAACTCTTGTAATAAGAAATTCGATGCTGTGTTGAAGGATAAACTGGATATCGTACAGCTTTGGGCTTCTCGTGCGGAAGGCAGTGCGCAGGGTTCTTGGCAGGAAAAATATGCGACGAAAGAGTATAACAAATTCGTTGCGGATTTTATCGTCACATTGAAGGCTGATAAAACGACTTTCGCGTCGACTGATTATACTTTGACGCTTTTGAATTTCTTTGCTGAGCGCCATAACTCCAGTCGTGCGGAAAGCGCTTTGGAGCAAGGGTACAAATTGATGGCAGACGAAACGTTTGAAGTATTTATGCTATCTTTGCAAAGTGATCAAATCTGTCGTCCTGTGACGAGTGAGTCTTTGATCAAAATTGCTTTGGATTTCCAAAAACGTCAGGAAGCCAACAAACCGGATAGTCGTGCGAGAAAACTTTACGAGTCCATGATCTCAAAAATCGGTAAGTTGATTCCTACTCACTATCGCAAAGAGCTGACGGCGAAAAATCTGTCTTTCCGCGCAGCCGATTCAGAAGGTTATAAAAACCACAAACTTTTCGTAACTAGCAAAGCCGAGAGCTTCCTAAAAGGAACTTACCAGGAAATGAGCTTGAGCGCTTATGGCGTTGCCGAGCAGGCTTTATTGCGTGAAGTGAAGGATTTGAATAACGAACAAACATATCAAATGATCGTTGAGTTCCAAACGAAATACAACGATACGGCCAACTATCCTCAAGAGGTGATGTTGAAGTATCTGACGATTCTTTCGGAGCACAGCAATTTTTTGAGATTGAATCCAGGTCTTTAG
- a CDS encoding isochorismatase family protein has translation MSRNRATWDASECALILIDYQPEMFKGIGSSDPHMVETNVCALTKAAVAFDIPVVLSTVGVKMGVNQPTIRTLRAELPELQEIDRSSMNAWEDEAFLKAVKATGRKRLVFCALWTEICLVYPAIEALKDDYEVTFIADAVAGQSKEEHEMAIERLIQAGAIPNTSIAMMAEWFRDWKSPMATKGREVFSALIREHRATHANSRFQPAPDSYSSQSEMM, from the coding sequence ATGAGCAGAAACCGAGCTACCTGGGATGCCAGCGAGTGCGCCCTTATATTGATTGATTATCAACCCGAGATGTTTAAAGGAATAGGTTCCAGCGATCCGCACATGGTTGAAACCAATGTCTGTGCTCTTACAAAGGCTGCCGTGGCGTTTGATATTCCGGTTGTTCTAAGCACAGTGGGAGTAAAGATGGGTGTCAATCAACCGACTATCAGAACTTTGCGTGCAGAACTCCCCGAGTTGCAAGAGATCGATCGCTCCAGTATGAATGCCTGGGAGGATGAGGCTTTCTTAAAGGCAGTGAAGGCGACAGGACGTAAAAGACTGGTTTTCTGCGCTCTTTGGACGGAGATCTGTCTGGTTTATCCCGCAATTGAAGCTTTGAAAGACGATTATGAAGTGACTTTCATCGCTGATGCAGTAGCTGGTCAATCCAAAGAAGAACATGAAATGGCCATTGAACGACTGATTCAGGCCGGCGCAATTCCTAATACGTCCATCGCCATGATGGCCGAATGGTTTCGTGACTGGAAGTCGCCTATGGCAACCAAAGGCCGCGAGGTATTTTCAGCTCTTATTCGCGAACATCGCGCCACTCATGCAAACTCACGCTTTCAACCCGCGCCAGATTCCTATTCCAGTCAGTCTGAAATGATGTAA
- the msrA gene encoding peptide-methionine (S)-S-oxide reductase MsrA, with product MKTTKSALTFWTLITFLTFGAFAKTSEKAKPKTNAPTEVSYLAGGCFWGMEELLRKLPGVTHIEVGYMGGKIPNANYNIVHTGTSNHAETVKVEFNPQQLSYENLLLYFFKIHDPTTLNRQGNDIGTQYRSAIFYTSDQQKETAHKVIARVGKSKAWGKPVTTVLEKAGEFWKAEEEHQDYLQKNPEGYTCHFVRKVDF from the coding sequence ATGAAAACCACGAAATCAGCTCTAACATTCTGGACCCTTATAACGTTCCTAACATTTGGCGCTTTCGCAAAAACGTCAGAGAAAGCAAAGCCAAAGACAAATGCTCCAACCGAAGTTTCCTATCTGGCGGGCGGGTGCTTTTGGGGGATGGAAGAGTTGCTGCGTAAACTGCCTGGTGTGACTCACATAGAAGTGGGATACATGGGTGGCAAGATTCCGAATGCGAATTACAATATCGTACATACGGGCACGTCCAACCATGCAGAGACCGTGAAAGTCGAATTCAATCCGCAACAGTTGAGCTATGAAAATCTGCTCCTTTATTTTTTTAAAATCCACGATCCCACAACTTTAAATCGTCAAGGCAATGACATCGGCACCCAGTATCGCAGCGCGATTTTTTATACTTCTGATCAGCAAAAAGAAACGGCTCACAAAGTGATCGCTCGAGTCGGTAAATCCAAAGCCTGGGGTAAACCTGTCACCACGGTTCTGGAAAAGGCCGGGGAATTTTGGAAAGCAGAAGAAGAACACCAAGACTATCTACAGAAAAATCCCGAGGGTTATACTTGTCACTTCGTGCGTAAGGTGGATTTTTAA
- a CDS encoding DEAD/DEAH box helicase, which translates to MAKFSDYGLLGSLVKTLKSNQITNPTEIQNNAIPTLMGGQSVVGVAETGSGKTLAYALPLLHALKSLEDAGQEVTENSRPRAVVMVPTRELGEQVSKVFKTLTHDTRLRVRPALGGMAMEQARRNTSGPFEILLATPGRLIQMMNLKYIDLTDVRMLVFDEADQMLDQGFISDSNNIYYACPTEVQLALFSATVSPAVQELINGMFAKAELYRSAGAGKTVKTLVTQNRIVKDGRRWPLLEKILKEPADGGTILFANTREQCDKLAQELSDNGYAAVIYRGEMEKAERRSNLKKFTEGKVKLLVATDLAGRGLDIPNVDRVINYHLPKQKENYLHRAGRTARAGRKGVVINFVTERDERFIADLEGRKLPEDRDKTKFNSRAKPPVKASGKNTGGNKLSKPGSRPGKPMTKPAPKPKSRTRK; encoded by the coding sequence ATGGCGAAATTTTCTGATTACGGGCTCTTAGGTTCATTGGTTAAGACTTTAAAATCGAATCAAATTACGAATCCCACGGAAATTCAAAATAACGCGATTCCCACTTTGATGGGTGGGCAATCGGTGGTGGGCGTTGCCGAAACCGGCAGCGGTAAAACCTTGGCTTACGCCCTCCCCTTGCTTCACGCATTGAAATCCCTTGAAGACGCAGGTCAAGAAGTGACAGAAAACTCCCGTCCACGCGCCGTAGTGATGGTCCCGACCCGTGAACTGGGTGAGCAGGTTTCCAAAGTTTTTAAAACTTTGACCCATGATACTCGTCTGCGAGTTCGTCCTGCATTGGGTGGTATGGCGATGGAGCAAGCACGTCGTAATACTTCTGGTCCTTTTGAGATCTTGCTCGCAACTCCGGGCCGTCTGATTCAGATGATGAACCTTAAGTACATCGATTTGACAGATGTGCGCATGCTGGTTTTTGACGAAGCCGATCAGATGCTTGATCAAGGATTCATTTCTGATTCAAATAATATCTATTACGCCTGCCCGACAGAAGTTCAACTGGCACTGTTTTCAGCAACTGTCTCCCCGGCAGTTCAAGAACTGATTAACGGAATGTTTGCGAAAGCAGAGCTTTACCGCAGTGCGGGCGCTGGAAAAACTGTCAAAACTTTGGTGACGCAAAATCGCATTGTTAAAGACGGCCGCCGTTGGCCGCTATTAGAAAAGATTTTGAAAGAACCTGCTGATGGCGGAACTATTCTGTTCGCGAACACTCGTGAGCAATGCGATAAGCTGGCCCAGGAGCTTTCCGATAACGGTTATGCCGCCGTGATTTATCGCGGGGAAATGGAAAAGGCCGAGCGCCGTTCGAATCTTAAAAAATTCACTGAAGGCAAAGTGAAGCTGTTAGTGGCAACAGATCTAGCCGGTCGTGGTTTGGATATTCCAAATGTAGATCGCGTGATCAACTACCATCTACCCAAGCAAAAAGAAAACTATCTGCACCGCGCAGGCCGTACCGCCCGGGCCGGTCGCAAAGGTGTGGTAATTAACTTTGTCACAGAACGTGACGAACGCTTTATCGCAGATCTTGAAGGCAGAAAACTTCCGGAAGACCGGGACAAAACCAAATTCAATTCCCGTGCGAAACCGCCGGTGAAAGCTTCTGGGAAAAATACGGGTGGCAACAAACTCAGCAAACCAGGCAGTCGACCTGGAAAACCTATGACCAAACCAGCACCAAAACCAAAATCTCGCACTAGGAAGTAA
- a CDS encoding methyl-accepting chemotaxis protein, with translation MNISVWFKGIRGRLLFSTMLPVLAVGIMTWIGFSVTDDLGKRLDSAYENTIPNMDALSIAMEARASMGYRIWMVLGVDLADTEFRNTNIQNLEGHLKEFREGLKRYEAAPFSPGEMELYAPFKEKSEKYFSITEQVIKDLKLGTKEGNERVMMQMRGGEWQTIGAIARKSFDKITDFYSENSAKFNTQQKQERADARMWTGIVGASSCGLLLFVLMFIAHRLASSVGNISNKISEAGAQVTAAIEQLSAAGQSLSQSSTEAAASLEETVASLEEMTSMVNLNADNAKQAAGLSTVSRESAERGQSEIQVLVSSMSDISASSRKIEEIINVIDDIAFQTNLLALNAAVEAARAGEQGKGFAVVAEAVRTLAQRSAEAAKDITVLIKDSVDKIERGTQVADKSGTVMADIVTSVKKVSDLSAEISSGSGEQSTGIQQISKAMNQLDSSSQSNAASSEEIASTAEEISAQSTQMQKMMEDLSFLISGERALPVAAPAAAAVVKKIHSVKRGPSKSKAQASAEFLPMDENEESGRGTLGKASSF, from the coding sequence ATGAATATTTCAGTTTGGTTTAAAGGCATACGTGGACGCCTCTTGTTTTCAACAATGCTACCGGTGTTGGCGGTAGGTATTATGACTTGGATCGGTTTCTCAGTGACTGATGACCTGGGTAAGAGATTGGATTCTGCATATGAAAACACGATTCCCAATATGGATGCCCTTAGTATCGCAATGGAAGCTCGCGCGAGCATGGGTTACCGAATCTGGATGGTCCTTGGGGTCGATTTGGCAGACACTGAGTTCAGAAATACAAATATTCAGAATTTGGAAGGCCACTTAAAAGAATTCCGCGAAGGCCTAAAAAGATATGAAGCGGCTCCCTTTTCTCCTGGTGAAATGGAACTCTATGCACCATTTAAAGAGAAAAGCGAAAAATACTTTTCGATCACGGAGCAGGTTATCAAAGACCTCAAACTTGGTACAAAAGAAGGCAATGAACGCGTCATGATGCAAATGCGTGGAGGCGAATGGCAAACCATAGGTGCAATCGCTAGAAAGTCTTTTGATAAAATCACAGATTTTTACTCAGAAAATAGCGCCAAGTTTAATACTCAGCAAAAGCAGGAACGCGCGGATGCTCGCATGTGGACTGGTATTGTGGGTGCCTCATCTTGCGGACTTTTATTGTTCGTGTTGATGTTTATTGCGCATAGACTTGCAAGTTCTGTTGGAAATATTTCTAACAAAATCAGCGAAGCAGGAGCCCAAGTGACTGCGGCTATTGAACAGCTGTCAGCAGCGGGACAATCTTTGTCTCAATCTTCAACTGAAGCAGCAGCAAGCTTAGAAGAAACCGTGGCAAGCCTTGAAGAAATGACTTCCATGGTGAACTTGAATGCTGATAACGCGAAACAAGCTGCGGGTCTTTCTACAGTTTCTCGCGAATCGGCAGAACGTGGCCAATCAGAAATTCAAGTTCTGGTAAGCTCGATGTCTGATATCTCGGCGTCATCCCGTAAGATCGAAGAAATTATTAACGTTATTGACGATATCGCATTCCAAACAAATCTGTTGGCATTGAATGCGGCAGTTGAAGCTGCGCGTGCAGGTGAACAAGGTAAGGGCTTTGCGGTTGTGGCAGAGGCAGTTCGTACTCTGGCACAAAGATCTGCGGAAGCGGCGAAAGATATCACAGTTTTGATCAAAGATTCTGTGGATAAAATTGAACGCGGAACTCAAGTTGCAGATAAATCTGGTACCGTGATGGCCGATATCGTGACGTCAGTTAAAAAGGTTTCTGATCTTTCTGCCGAAATTTCTTCTGGTTCCGGCGAGCAATCGACAGGTATTCAGCAGATTTCCAAAGCCATGAATCAATTGGATTCAAGTTCTCAGTCGAATGCGGCTTCTTCTGAAGAAATCGCATCGACGGCAGAGGAAATTTCCGCTCAATCAACACAAATGCAAAAAATGATGGAAGATTTAAGCTTCTTGATTTCAGGTGAGCGTGCGTTGCCGGTTGCTGCTCCTGCGGCGGCAGCAGTGGTTAAAAAAATCCACAGTGTGAAGCGAGGCCCATCAAAGTCCAAAGCCCAGGCTTCGGCAGAATTTCTGCCTATGGATGAAAATGAAGAAAGCGGACGCGGTACCCTAGGTAAAGCGTCAAGTTTCTAA